From Edaphobacter lichenicola, the proteins below share one genomic window:
- the ku gene encoding non-homologous end joining protein Ku, protein MPRPYWSGQIQISLVSFGVKLFTATESKSEIRFHQLSRKTGERIKHQKVSGDEGKVESSDIVKGYEYRKGEYVMIEPEEIEQIRIPSKHTIEVTQFVDEGELDPEFFEKPYFVVPENDVQAEAFAVVRKALQTTKKIALGKIAFSGREHLVAVSAGTDDKLPGMMAYTMRYAEELRDPKEFFEDIKKVAVDEDQLSLAKELIKRKASKFEPGKFKDEYEAALREMVEAKVKHAPIPKDEPAPASGKVINLMDALRKSVQGDESVAGKKKAPARATAAETQKGIELVKPAKASKPRKSA, encoded by the coding sequence ATGCCGCGTCCCTACTGGTCAGGTCAGATACAGATCTCACTCGTTTCGTTTGGAGTCAAGCTGTTTACGGCGACCGAGTCGAAGAGCGAGATTCGTTTTCATCAGCTTAGCCGGAAGACCGGGGAGCGGATCAAACACCAGAAGGTCTCGGGTGATGAGGGCAAGGTGGAGAGCTCCGATATCGTGAAGGGCTACGAGTATCGCAAGGGCGAGTACGTCATGATCGAACCAGAGGAGATCGAACAGATCCGAATTCCTTCGAAGCACACGATTGAGGTGACGCAGTTTGTCGATGAGGGTGAGCTCGATCCTGAGTTCTTCGAGAAGCCCTATTTTGTGGTGCCGGAGAATGATGTTCAGGCAGAGGCGTTCGCGGTTGTTCGCAAGGCTCTGCAGACGACGAAGAAGATTGCGCTGGGGAAGATTGCGTTTAGCGGGCGCGAGCACCTGGTTGCGGTTTCGGCTGGGACAGACGATAAGCTGCCGGGCATGATGGCTTACACGATGCGCTATGCGGAGGAGCTTCGCGATCCTAAGGAGTTTTTCGAGGACATCAAGAAGGTGGCGGTGGATGAGGATCAACTGTCGCTGGCGAAGGAGTTGATCAAGCGCAAGGCGTCGAAGTTTGAGCCGGGGAAGTTCAAGGACGAGTACGAGGCTGCGTTGCGCGAGATGGTTGAGGCGAAGGTGAAGCATGCGCCGATTCCGAAGGATGAGCCTGCGCCTGCTTCGGGCAAGGTGATCAACTTGATGGATGCTCTGCGGAAGAGCGTGCAGGGTGATGAATCGGTTGCGGGTAAGAAGAAGGCTCCGGCGAGGGCGACGGCTGCGGAGACGCAGAAGGGCATTGAGCTGGTGAAGCCTGCGAAGGCGAGCAAACCGCGTAAGTCGGCGTAG
- a CDS encoding CPBP family intramembrane glutamic endopeptidase: MFTPANVFAALLTLIPFLASAFFGDALRRRIQPLPTSIKLALPAALTLPYLVVNLSAATFHWVWFFLYALLPIAVTLLLQQARQVDPHQTGNWRDYLVLLTLGLAVDLRWFEPAWPPHLAVFNKMLLLNAGIYGFLFIRELSGVGFDLRLRLSDLRIGLREWAFYTPIAIALGLSLSFLHFHPRWPSLSQLAGAYLFTFLFIAVPEELFFRGWLQNLLERRLSRTQALLLTSVLFGLSHFNKRALHFNWRYVLLAAIAGIFYGRAWRHDRRVGASAITHTTVDTLWSIWFR, from the coding sequence ATGTTCACGCCTGCCAACGTATTCGCTGCCCTCCTCACCCTCATCCCCTTCCTGGCGTCTGCCTTCTTCGGCGATGCCCTCCGTCGACGCATCCAACCTCTTCCCACCTCCATCAAACTCGCTCTACCCGCAGCGCTGACCCTTCCCTATCTCGTCGTAAACCTCTCTGCCGCCACCTTTCACTGGGTTTGGTTCTTCCTCTACGCCCTCCTCCCAATCGCCGTCACGCTCCTCCTGCAACAAGCACGCCAGGTCGACCCGCATCAAACCGGCAACTGGCGAGACTACTTAGTACTCCTCACCCTCGGCCTTGCCGTCGACCTGCGCTGGTTCGAGCCCGCATGGCCACCACACCTGGCCGTCTTCAACAAGATGCTACTGCTCAACGCCGGCATCTACGGCTTCCTCTTTATCCGCGAGTTGAGCGGCGTCGGCTTCGATCTTCGACTTCGCCTGAGCGACCTTCGCATCGGCCTGCGCGAATGGGCCTTCTACACCCCCATAGCCATCGCTTTAGGTCTCAGCCTCAGCTTTCTCCACTTCCACCCACGCTGGCCCAGCCTTTCCCAACTGGCCGGAGCCTACCTCTTCACCTTCCTCTTCATCGCAGTCCCGGAGGAGCTCTTCTTTCGCGGCTGGCTGCAAAACCTGCTCGAACGCCGACTTTCCCGCACCCAGGCCCTGCTCCTCACCAGCGTCCTCTTCGGTCTCTCCCACTTCAACAAGCGCGCCCTGCACTTCAACTGGCGCTACGTCCTGCTCGCCGCCATCGCCGGCATCTTCTACGGCAGAGCCTGGCGTCACGACCGCCGCGTCGGAGCCTCAGCCATCACCCACACCACCGTCGACACCCTATGGTCCATCTGGTTCAGATGA
- a CDS encoding CPBP family intramembrane glutamic endopeptidase → MSASAASALDFSGPERPGAAGWRRRTLLDLAVGYGLILIVIWTPAPLRTVLYFVTLGWIGYATWISFSGWDAMGVRVAGFFRSMWVVGIALCLAAGAVIFALREQTLHGPHSALRLMQGFWGYTIWSFFQQFLLNDFVMRRLLKLTNDRRVAVMGAAGLFALAHLPNPVLTVMTLVWGVAACAIFLRYRNLFTLGMAHAILGICVAVTLPASVQHNMRVGLGYLRYRPHVRRHLNQMDHRVSTVVWVMAEAPTRRS, encoded by the coding sequence ATGAGTGCGAGTGCAGCCAGTGCGTTGGATTTCTCCGGGCCGGAGCGGCCGGGGGCTGCGGGGTGGAGACGGCGGACGCTGCTTGATCTGGCGGTGGGATATGGGCTGATCCTGATTGTGATCTGGACTCCGGCACCTCTCAGGACTGTGCTTTATTTCGTTACGCTGGGGTGGATTGGGTACGCGACGTGGATCTCCTTTAGCGGATGGGACGCGATGGGAGTTCGGGTCGCTGGATTCTTCCGTTCGATGTGGGTTGTGGGGATTGCTCTTTGTCTTGCGGCGGGAGCGGTGATCTTTGCGTTGCGGGAGCAGACGCTGCATGGGCCGCATAGCGCGCTGCGTCTGATGCAGGGGTTCTGGGGCTATACGATCTGGTCTTTCTTTCAGCAGTTTCTGTTGAATGATTTTGTGATGCGTCGGCTGCTAAAGCTGACGAATGACCGGCGGGTTGCGGTGATGGGAGCGGCTGGGCTGTTTGCGCTGGCGCATCTGCCGAATCCTGTGCTGACGGTGATGACGCTGGTGTGGGGTGTGGCGGCTTGCGCGATCTTTCTGCGGTATCGGAATCTGTTTACGCTGGGGATGGCGCATGCGATTCTCGGGATCTGCGTTGCGGTTACTCTGCCGGCGTCGGTGCAGCACAATATGCGGGTGGGGCTGGGTTATCTGCGGTATCGGCCGCACGTGCGGCGTCATCTGAACCAGATGGACCATAGGGTGTCGACGGTGGTGTGGGTGATGGCTGAGGCTCCGACGCGGCGGTCGTGA
- the ligD gene encoding DNA ligase D, whose translation MATRKRAGSKSAVSAAEAAADAVDEQLGLYRSMRDFQVTGEPSGSAKKKFFNDQPLPFVVQKHAATRLHYDFRLGWNGVLKSWAVAKGPSYVTADKRLAVQVEDHPIDYGGFEGIIPKGQYGGGTVMVWDQGTWEPQAGHTDVDEGLRTGSLKFVLHGTKMKGKWALIRMGGKAANESKPNWLLIKEHDDFERTKDDAAVTDKEPDSVVTGRSLEEIARNEDHVWNSKETAKGNAWYRKDAGVADARETAKEKASPETAPADKPAKARRAKSVARELKVPAGAPKEKLPEFITPELALQATTPPGGAGWLHELKLDGYRIQARKDGDKVQLLTRTGLDWTHRMKTIAALVGELPVERVILDGEVVVLAENGTTSFADLQAAFQEGVKKPLSYFAFDLLHLNGQNLRGLPLVERKGLLATLLEGGGEFLRFNEHLESDGGVIFEKACEMHVEGIVSKRAASRYSSGRGGSWLKVKCVHEQEFVIGGFTLPSNGSHGVGALLLGYYDGGKLIYAGRTGTGFTEKTHRVLRNQLEELREKENPFENPPAEARRGANWVKPELVAQVNFATWTADNLVRQASFKGLREDKPANEVRREELTVAARVRGRKSASHTASVAIAAKTTSVETAPAIAKETTAKATAAKTTPAKATAAKDSTKAGSEPAPVRLTHPEKILDVETQLTKQQLADYYWAIAPHMLPYIEGRPVSLVRCPDGSEKPCFYQKHVNAMVPPGITAVDVPDKKTGEMEPYITLSTAEALAGLAQMGVLEVHPWGSRNEDLEHPDRIIIDLDPDAAIAWPRLAESAGEVRRELKELGLESFLKSTGGKGLHVVIPFEPEYDWAVIKQFAHAFVLKMEKDQPGQYLTKMSKAARKDRIFLDYLRNERGATAVAAFSPRARAGAAVSLPLDWSELKSAERMVVRVAEFEQWRGLLSRDPWKQFFKLRQRITPKMLEALKISPAA comes from the coding sequence ATGGCTACGAGGAAGAGAGCCGGGTCTAAGTCAGCGGTGTCGGCTGCGGAAGCCGCTGCGGATGCTGTGGATGAGCAGCTAGGGCTCTATCGCTCGATGCGGGACTTCCAGGTTACGGGGGAGCCTAGCGGGTCGGCGAAGAAGAAATTTTTTAATGATCAGCCTCTGCCGTTCGTGGTTCAGAAGCATGCGGCGACGCGGCTGCACTATGATTTTCGGCTTGGGTGGAATGGGGTGTTGAAGAGCTGGGCGGTGGCGAAGGGGCCGAGCTACGTTACCGCAGATAAGCGGCTGGCTGTTCAGGTGGAAGATCATCCGATCGACTATGGGGGCTTCGAGGGGATTATTCCGAAGGGCCAGTATGGCGGCGGCACGGTGATGGTGTGGGATCAGGGGACGTGGGAGCCGCAGGCAGGGCATACCGATGTGGATGAGGGGCTGCGGACTGGGTCGCTGAAGTTCGTTCTGCACGGGACGAAGATGAAGGGGAAGTGGGCGCTGATTCGCATGGGTGGGAAGGCTGCGAATGAGAGTAAGCCGAACTGGTTGCTGATTAAAGAGCATGATGATTTCGAGCGGACGAAGGATGACGCCGCTGTAACGGACAAAGAGCCGGACAGTGTGGTGACGGGGCGGAGTCTGGAAGAGATCGCGCGTAACGAAGATCATGTGTGGAACTCGAAGGAGACGGCGAAGGGGAATGCCTGGTATCGGAAAGACGCTGGGGTTGCGGATGCGAGGGAGACTGCTAAGGAGAAAGCTTCGCCTGAGACAGCGCCTGCCGATAAGCCTGCAAAGGCTCGCAGGGCGAAGAGTGTTGCCAGGGAGTTGAAGGTGCCGGCGGGTGCGCCGAAGGAAAAACTTCCGGAGTTTATTACGCCGGAGCTGGCGTTGCAGGCTACGACTCCGCCTGGTGGGGCTGGATGGCTGCATGAGTTGAAGCTGGATGGTTATCGCATTCAGGCTCGCAAGGATGGCGACAAGGTTCAGCTGCTGACGCGGACGGGGCTCGATTGGACGCATCGGATGAAGACGATTGCGGCTCTGGTGGGAGAGTTGCCGGTGGAGCGGGTGATTCTTGATGGCGAGGTTGTAGTGCTGGCAGAGAACGGGACTACGAGCTTTGCCGATCTGCAGGCGGCGTTTCAGGAGGGAGTGAAGAAGCCGCTTAGTTACTTTGCGTTTGATCTGCTTCATCTGAACGGGCAAAACCTGCGGGGGCTTCCTCTGGTTGAGCGAAAGGGTCTGCTTGCCACGCTTCTGGAGGGCGGTGGTGAGTTTCTGCGTTTCAATGAACATCTGGAGTCGGATGGCGGGGTGATCTTTGAAAAGGCCTGCGAGATGCATGTTGAGGGGATCGTCTCGAAGCGTGCGGCCAGCAGGTACTCGAGCGGGAGGGGGGGGAGCTGGCTGAAGGTGAAGTGCGTTCATGAGCAGGAGTTTGTGATCGGCGGGTTTACTCTGCCTTCGAATGGGAGCCACGGAGTTGGGGCTTTGCTGCTGGGGTACTACGACGGCGGGAAGCTGATCTATGCGGGAAGGACTGGTACCGGCTTCACGGAGAAGACGCATCGTGTGCTGCGCAATCAGTTGGAAGAGCTGCGTGAGAAGGAGAATCCGTTTGAGAATCCACCGGCTGAGGCGCGTCGGGGAGCGAACTGGGTGAAGCCGGAGCTGGTGGCTCAGGTGAACTTTGCGACTTGGACTGCAGACAACCTGGTGCGACAGGCTTCGTTCAAAGGGCTGCGAGAGGATAAGCCTGCGAATGAGGTTCGGCGAGAGGAACTGACCGTTGCGGCCAGGGTGCGGGGGAGGAAGAGCGCTTCGCACACTGCTTCTGTAGCGATTGCGGCGAAGACTACTTCTGTAGAGACTGCTCCTGCTATTGCGAAGGAGACTACTGCTAAGGCAACTGCTGCCAAGACGACTCCTGCGAAGGCGACTGCTGCGAAGGATTCGACGAAGGCGGGCTCGGAGCCTGCGCCGGTGCGGTTGACGCATCCTGAGAAGATTCTGGATGTGGAGACGCAACTTACGAAGCAGCAGCTGGCTGATTATTACTGGGCGATTGCGCCGCATATGCTGCCTTATATCGAGGGCCGGCCGGTGTCGCTGGTGCGTTGTCCGGATGGGAGTGAGAAGCCGTGTTTCTATCAAAAGCATGTGAACGCGATGGTGCCGCCGGGGATCACGGCGGTGGATGTACCGGACAAGAAGACGGGGGAGATGGAGCCGTACATTACGCTCTCTACGGCAGAGGCGCTTGCGGGGCTTGCGCAGATGGGTGTGCTGGAGGTGCATCCCTGGGGGTCGCGGAATGAAGACCTTGAGCACCCGGATCGCATCATCATCGATCTGGATCCGGATGCTGCGATTGCGTGGCCGAGGCTGGCTGAGAGCGCTGGGGAGGTTCGTAGAGAGCTCAAGGAGCTGGGGTTGGAGAGCTTTTTGAAGAGCACGGGGGGCAAGGGACTGCATGTGGTGATTCCGTTTGAGCCGGAGTACGACTGGGCGGTGATCAAGCAGTTCGCCCATGCGTTTGTGCTGAAGATGGAGAAGGATCAGCCGGGCCAGTATCTGACGAAGATGAGCAAGGCGGCACGCAAGGACAGGATCTTTCTGGACTACCTGCGGAATGAACGTGGTGCGACGGCGGTGGCGGCGTTCTCTCCTCGGGCGCGTGCGGGGGCTGCGGTTTCGCTTCCGCTTGACTGGAGTGAGCTGAAGTCGGCGGAACGGATGGTTGTTCGGGTTGCGGAGTTCGAGCAATGGCGCGGGCTGTTGAGTCGCGATCCGTGGAAGCAGTTTTTTAAGCTGCGGCAGCGGATTACGCCGAAGATGTTGGAAGCTTTGAAGATATCTCCGGCCGCGTGA